In Bacteroidota bacterium, the following are encoded in one genomic region:
- a CDS encoding M48 family metalloprotease produces the protein MGIRERIRSVRLLLVALWGMYFPSCGVPAGLNLFPVEEDVRLGAQFDAALRRSPEYAIWEPRTAEERALLAYVQGIVDTLLRHNSVPHEEVFRYRVSLVRGETVNAFATAGGYLYVYTGLLKQVESEAELAGILGHEVAHAAHRHVTRQLTARYGLSWVSQILLGQDPGLLEQLLASLGTGLAALRFSRDFELEADRSATRWLLASPYRADAILNFLRRIQHQPRPPEFLSTHPDPARRIREIERLLAAPGSAPRGDDFRERYQAFKERLLRLGL, from the coding sequence ATGGGTATACGCGAGCGCATCCGGTCTGTAAGGCTGCTGCTTGTGGCGCTGTGGGGGATGTACTTCCCCTCCTGCGGCGTTCCGGCCGGTCTGAACCTGTTTCCCGTAGAAGAGGACGTGCGCCTGGGTGCGCAATTTGACGCCGCGTTGCGGCGCAGCCCGGAGTACGCCATCTGGGAGCCCCGAACGGCAGAGGAAAGGGCGCTGCTGGCCTACGTACAGGGGATCGTGGACACGCTGCTGCGCCATAACTCCGTGCCCCACGAAGAGGTGTTCCGCTACCGCGTCAGCCTCGTACGAGGGGAAACGGTAAACGCCTTCGCCACGGCCGGGGGATACCTGTACGTGTACACGGGGCTTCTAAAGCAAGTCGAATCCGAAGCCGAGCTGGCCGGTATTCTCGGACACGAAGTCGCGCACGCTGCCCATCGGCATGTAACGCGCCAGCTCACGGCCCGTTATGGGCTCTCTTGGGTAAGCCAGATCCTGCTCGGGCAGGACCCCGGTTTGCTCGAGCAGCTCCTGGCCTCTCTGGGAACGGGACTTGCCGCGCTGCGCTTCAGCCGAGATTTTGAACTTGAGGCCGACCGATCGGCTACGCGCTGGCTTTTGGCCTCTCCATACCGAGCGGATGCCATCCTGAATTTTCTGCGGCGTATTCAGCACCAACCTCGTCCACCGGAGTTCCTTTCCACGCATCCGGATCCGGCTCGCCGCATCCGGGAGATCGAGCGCCTTCTGGCCGCACCCGGCTCTGCCCCCAGGGGCGATGATTTCCGGGAGCGCTACCAGGCCTTCAAAGAGCGCTTGCTAAGGCTAGGCCTGTAA
- a CDS encoding sugar transferase yields MHHRFGMSRRLELALLVTADLVAFTLATGLFYMARFEWGWLGPVQARPALVAPAIGVLSLYWLWVFVFFGQYQPRFAQSRFDELVSLAKVVTIGLLILFFLLFVDDPNIGSARRSIAFYWVAVFGTSAGLRLTVRSYQRWRLVRGLDAHRALIVGTPERAEVLYREVGHYPAQGLQIVGFVPVGDEGEGESDEGPVLVHALPRVGRLEEIAELVERYQIQDILVALEATDQTHLLQVVERCDGLPVSLKILPDFYDVISGFARTNEIYGLPFIDLLPAPMPVWEQYVKRLIDVVVSACILLGGLPLWVLIALLIRLDSRGPVIFRQERVGRNGRIFVMYKFRTMRQDAERDTGPVWASERDPRLTRIGGWLRRTRLDEIPQFWNVLKGDMSLVGPRPERPYFVERLSREIPLYRRRLRVKPGITGWAQVRWKYDSSIEDVRQKVKYDLFYIANMSLRMDLKIMLRTLYVMFAAKGR; encoded by the coding sequence TTGCATCATCGCTTTGGCATGTCTCGGCGCCTAGAGCTCGCCTTGTTGGTAACGGCTGATCTGGTGGCCTTCACGTTGGCCACGGGGCTTTTCTACATGGCCCGTTTCGAATGGGGTTGGTTGGGGCCGGTGCAGGCCCGTCCCGCCCTAGTGGCCCCGGCCATCGGGGTGCTAAGCCTGTATTGGCTTTGGGTGTTTGTCTTCTTTGGTCAGTATCAGCCCCGCTTTGCGCAATCGCGCTTCGATGAGCTTGTCAGTCTAGCCAAGGTCGTCACCATCGGTCTGCTGATCTTGTTTTTTTTGCTTTTCGTAGACGATCCCAACATCGGCTCAGCCCGGCGCAGCATCGCCTTCTACTGGGTGGCCGTCTTCGGCACAAGCGCGGGCCTGCGGCTTACTGTGCGCTCCTATCAGCGTTGGCGCCTGGTGCGGGGCCTGGATGCGCACCGAGCCCTGATCGTAGGCACCCCAGAGCGGGCCGAGGTGCTCTACCGAGAGGTGGGGCACTACCCCGCCCAAGGGCTGCAGATCGTAGGGTTTGTGCCCGTAGGGGATGAGGGTGAAGGTGAATCCGATGAGGGCCCGGTGCTCGTGCATGCGCTGCCCCGGGTGGGTCGCCTGGAGGAGATCGCCGAGCTCGTGGAGCGCTATCAGATCCAAGACATCCTGGTGGCCCTTGAGGCCACCGATCAGACGCATCTGCTACAGGTTGTGGAGCGCTGCGACGGGCTGCCCGTATCCCTTAAGATCCTGCCGGACTTTTACGATGTCATCAGCGGTTTTGCTCGCACAAACGAGATCTATGGGCTGCCCTTTATCGATCTGCTGCCGGCTCCGATGCCGGTCTGGGAGCAGTATGTAAAGCGCCTCATCGACGTGGTGGTCTCCGCCTGCATTCTGCTGGGCGGGCTTCCGCTCTGGGTGCTCATCGCCCTTCTAATCCGGTTGGACTCCCGCGGGCCGGTTATTTTCCGTCAGGAGCGCGTAGGCCGCAATGGGCGCATCTTTGTCATGTACAAGTTCCGCACCATGCGCCAAGATGCCGAGCGCGACACAGGGCCCGTCTGGGCCTCCGAGCGCGATCCCCGCCTGACGCGCATAGGAGGCTGGTTGCGCCGCACCCGACTGGACGAAATCCCCCAGTTCTGGAATGTGCTCAAAGGAGATATGAGCCTAGTGGGGCCTCGGCCGGAGCGCCCGTATTTTGTCGAGCGCCTGAGTCGTGAAATCCCCCTGTATCGACGCCGTCTGCGTGTAAAACCCGGCATCACGGGCTGGGCCCAGGTCCGCTGGAAGTACGATAGCTCCATCGAGGACGTGCGCCAGAAGGTCAAGTACGATCTCTTTTACATCGCCAACATGAGCCTGCGCATGGACCTGAAGATCATGCTCCGGACCTTGTATGTCATGTTTGCCGCAAAAGGACGCTAA
- the truA gene encoding tRNA pseudouridine(38-40) synthase TruA — translation MPTYALRIEYDGTRYAGWQRQPRGISIQQLLEEALQVLVRESARVVGAGRTDAGVHAREQVAHVRLERPIGPRRLLAGLNGLLPRDVRLWAVAEAPPGFHARYSARRRTYRYYLSTAPSALDGHQSWFCPYPLDWDRLQEATAQLVGERDFGAFVKQGCAAASRRCFVYEASWHRHPLWPRRYYFEITANRFLRGMVRLLVGTLVQIGRGKLPPDAVRAYLAHPEQSRAIWAAPAHGLVLEAVEYEEELPWVYASASGL, via the coding sequence ATGCCGACGTACGCGTTGCGGATCGAATACGACGGCACGCGTTACGCCGGCTGGCAGCGGCAACCGAGGGGGATCAGCATCCAGCAACTTCTGGAGGAGGCGCTCCAGGTGCTGGTGCGCGAGTCCGCGCGCGTGGTGGGCGCCGGACGCACCGATGCCGGGGTGCACGCTCGGGAGCAGGTGGCCCATGTGCGCCTGGAGCGGCCCATAGGACCGCGTCGGCTGCTGGCCGGTCTGAACGGGCTTTTGCCGCGGGATGTGCGCCTGTGGGCCGTGGCCGAAGCCCCTCCGGGGTTTCATGCCCGCTATAGCGCGCGACGCCGCACTTATCGATACTACCTGAGCACCGCACCCTCGGCCCTGGACGGGCATCAGAGCTGGTTTTGCCCATATCCGTTGGATTGGGATCGCCTCCAAGAGGCCACGGCCCAGCTGGTGGGCGAACGCGACTTCGGCGCTTTTGTCAAACAAGGCTGCGCGGCCGCAAGCCGGAGATGTTTCGTCTACGAGGCCTCCTGGCATCGGCACCCGCTCTGGCCGAGACGTTACTATTTCGAAATCACGGCCAACCGGTTTTTGCGCGGCATGGTTCGCTTGCTTGTGGGTACACTCGTGCAGATCGGCCGCGGAAAACTGCCCCCTGACGCTGTGCGGGCTTACTTGGCCCATCCCGAACAAAGCCGGGCCATCTGGGCCGCCCCGGCTCATGGCTTGGTGCTGGAGGCCGTCGAATACGAAGAGGAGCTGCCATGGGTATACGCGAGCGCATCCGGTCTGTAA
- the ccsA gene encoding cytochrome c biogenesis protein CcsA yields MDIGFWGSALLKLAFVATAVSGWAYYKAVRQPPWEEAWTRWGRASWMLALGGLLGASALLLYLLVAQRFEYAYVYQHTARELPLLYVVSAFWAGQEGSFLLWALYQAVLGWVLARTAGSFRAPVMAVVAVSQLFLLSMMLGVRLGPLEIGSSPFLRLAEKFPDAPVFRQNPAFRPEDGNGLNDLLQNPWMAAHPPTLFVGFAAMVVPFAFAVAGMWTRRYTEWIRPALPWMLFATLALGVGIILGGYWAYVTLSFGGYWAWDPVENSSLVPWLIGAAALHAMIAYRGSGTSYKAALLLPVLAFAFVVYSTFLTRSGILGDSSVHSFVDLGLYNQLLLWILSVVGLGLGLFAYRFRELPKSSREPRLLSREFLLFLGAMALSATAMVIIVGTSTPILGRLFRENPAPPDAHFYNNWTLPLAIVIGLLIGLGQLLWWHRTEPRRISRLVFGPFMLAAAAAALALWGAGVQELSYLLLVFASAFAFFANVWVLMRLFRGNPRLAGGAVAHLGVALMLVGIVASSGYDQVLVPPGEGILLGNPEDPHVAHRDARPKHFQLYLGESKQAQGYRIAYTGRRTEPRRGETFYRIEITDPKGRLAVLEPSAYKSRNGQAIQHPDVASFWTHDLYVAVVPDWMLRSEEDDSTRHRFLLRRGEAERIGDYEIRFLRFRVLKAPEPMRAEGELRLPEGLRPEDVDIAVAAAVEVRNRTSGQSRTLEPVYLILKDRTQRFLAAQVADWNVMVRFEGMRVEQGQAELVVEGLAQPPWVLVEVHRKPFIGLLWLGTLVLMLGFSMAILRRWWELRRLEALRRSVQEPVQEPVLA; encoded by the coding sequence ATGGACATAGGATTTTGGGGGAGCGCGCTGCTTAAGCTGGCCTTCGTGGCCACGGCGGTGTCCGGATGGGCCTACTATAAGGCCGTGCGGCAGCCGCCGTGGGAGGAGGCGTGGACCCGCTGGGGGCGCGCGTCCTGGATGCTCGCCCTCGGGGGGCTTCTGGGCGCTTCGGCTCTGCTGCTCTACCTGCTTGTGGCCCAACGCTTTGAGTACGCCTATGTGTATCAGCACACGGCGCGCGAGCTGCCCCTGCTATACGTCGTCTCCGCCTTTTGGGCGGGGCAGGAGGGGAGTTTCCTCCTGTGGGCGCTCTATCAAGCTGTGCTCGGATGGGTGCTAGCGCGCACGGCGGGCAGCTTTCGAGCCCCCGTTATGGCTGTGGTGGCCGTAAGTCAGCTTTTTTTGCTCTCCATGATGCTCGGTGTGCGCTTGGGCCCGCTTGAGATCGGCAGCAGCCCCTTCTTGCGGCTGGCTGAGAAGTTCCCCGACGCCCCGGTCTTTCGGCAAAACCCCGCCTTCCGACCCGAAGACGGCAACGGGCTAAACGACCTGCTGCAAAACCCCTGGATGGCCGCCCATCCGCCGACGCTTTTCGTCGGGTTTGCCGCCATGGTGGTGCCTTTCGCTTTCGCCGTGGCCGGAATGTGGACGCGCCGCTACACGGAGTGGATCCGTCCCGCTCTGCCCTGGATGCTCTTCGCGACACTCGCCTTGGGGGTGGGGATCATTCTAGGCGGCTACTGGGCCTACGTGACGCTTTCCTTCGGGGGCTACTGGGCCTGGGATCCGGTTGAGAATTCCTCGCTTGTGCCTTGGCTGATTGGGGCCGCGGCTCTGCACGCGATGATCGCCTACAGAGGAAGCGGCACCAGCTACAAGGCCGCCTTGCTTTTGCCCGTGCTCGCCTTCGCCTTTGTGGTCTACTCGACCTTTCTGACGCGCAGCGGGATTCTGGGCGACTCTAGCGTGCACTCTTTCGTCGATCTGGGCCTCTACAATCAGCTGCTGCTCTGGATCCTAAGCGTAGTGGGGCTGGGGCTCGGGCTCTTCGCCTATCGCTTTCGCGAGCTGCCCAAGTCCTCACGGGAGCCTCGTCTGCTGAGCCGCGAGTTCTTGCTCTTCTTGGGCGCCATGGCGCTTTCGGCCACGGCGATGGTTATCATCGTGGGTACAAGCACCCCCATTCTGGGGCGGCTTTTCCGGGAGAACCCCGCCCCGCCGGATGCGCACTTCTACAACAATTGGACCCTGCCCCTGGCCATAGTCATAGGCCTGCTTATCGGATTGGGGCAACTACTTTGGTGGCATCGCACCGAGCCGCGCCGCATCAGCCGCCTCGTATTCGGTCCCTTTATGTTGGCCGCCGCCGCAGCGGCCCTGGCCCTATGGGGAGCCGGTGTGCAGGAGCTGTCTTATTTATTGCTTGTTTTCGCTTCTGCCTTCGCTTTCTTCGCCAACGTCTGGGTGCTGATGCGCCTGTTCCGGGGGAACCCCCGGCTCGCCGGAGGCGCGGTGGCTCATCTGGGCGTAGCCCTTATGCTAGTGGGCATTGTGGCCTCCTCGGGGTACGATCAGGTCCTTGTGCCACCTGGAGAGGGCATCCTGCTCGGCAACCCAGAGGATCCCCACGTAGCCCATCGGGATGCGCGCCCCAAACACTTCCAGCTCTACCTGGGCGAAAGCAAGCAGGCCCAAGGCTATCGCATCGCGTACACGGGCCGGCGTACAGAGCCTAGACGCGGGGAGACGTTCTATCGAATCGAGATCACCGACCCGAAGGGCCGGCTCGCCGTTCTGGAGCCAAGCGCATACAAAAGCCGCAACGGCCAGGCCATTCAGCATCCGGATGTGGCCAGCTTCTGGACGCACGATCTATACGTGGCTGTGGTGCCGGACTGGATGCTGCGCTCCGAAGAGGACGACAGCACACGGCATCGGTTCTTGCTGCGCCGCGGAGAGGCCGAGCGTATAGGCGATTACGAAATCCGGTTCCTGCGCTTTCGCGTCCTTAAGGCTCCAGAGCCGATGCGGGCTGAGGGCGAGCTGAGGCTGCCAGAAGGCCTGCGGCCTGAGGACGTCGACATCGCCGTAGCCGCCGCGGTAGAGGTGCGCAACCGCACTAGCGGCCAAAGCCGCACGCTTGAGCCCGTATACCTGATCCTTAAGGACCGCACACAGCGCTTTCTGGCGGCCCAAGTAGCGGACTGGAACGTGATGGTGCGCTTTGAGGGCATGCGCGTCGAGCAAGGGCAGGCCGAATTGGTCGTAGAGGGCCTCGCACAGCCGCCCTGGGTACTGGTGGAGGTGCACCGGAAGCCCTTCATCGGGCTGCTTTGGCTGGGCACGCTCGTGCTCATGCTCGGCTTCTCGATGGCCATTCTGCGCCGGTGGTGGGAGCTGCGTCGGCTAGAGGCCTTGCGTCGCTCTGTCCAGGAGCCCGTTCAAGAACCGGTCCTCGCTTGA
- a CDS encoding threonine/serine dehydratase: MRFPTLEQIRQAHVQIQEVAQWTPTLTSSQLNRRTGNRLFFKAENFQRTGSFKVRGAFYKLSQLPEPVRQRGVITYSSGNHGQATAFAANWWGVPAVVVMPEDASQVKVAATRAYGAEIIFAGRTSEERFRRAHELAEAHGYAIVPPYDDPAIITGQGTVALELFEDVGDLHYLLVPVGGGGLIAGIALAAKALNPEVRIIGVETEAANDLYLSFQRGERVRISYPHTIADGMRNLEVGELNWAIIREHVDEVLTVSELEVIEAMRMLLHYLKVLVEPTGAVAAAAALSGRIPVRDKWIGVILSGGNVDLPRLGRWLLEDGAWP; this comes from the coding sequence ATGCGTTTTCCCACTCTGGAGCAGATCCGGCAGGCCCACGTGCAGATTCAGGAGGTGGCGCAGTGGACCCCCACGCTCACCTCAAGCCAACTAAACCGTCGCACGGGCAATCGGCTCTTTTTCAAGGCGGAGAATTTCCAGCGCACAGGCTCCTTCAAGGTGCGCGGGGCCTTTTATAAGCTCAGCCAACTTCCCGAACCCGTCCGTCAGCGCGGGGTGATTACGTATTCCTCTGGCAACCATGGGCAAGCTACGGCCTTTGCCGCCAACTGGTGGGGCGTTCCGGCCGTAGTGGTCATGCCCGAAGACGCAAGCCAAGTCAAAGTGGCGGCCACACGTGCCTACGGGGCCGAAATCATCTTCGCCGGGCGCACCTCAGAGGAACGCTTTCGCCGCGCACACGAGCTGGCCGAGGCACACGGGTACGCGATCGTCCCCCCATATGATGATCCCGCCATCATCACGGGACAGGGCACCGTTGCGCTGGAGCTTTTTGAGGACGTGGGCGACCTGCACTACTTGCTCGTACCCGTTGGGGGCGGAGGGCTTATCGCCGGCATAGCCCTTGCTGCAAAGGCCCTTAATCCCGAAGTCCGCATCATCGGGGTCGAGACGGAAGCGGCCAACGACCTGTACCTGTCCTTCCAACGAGGGGAGCGGGTGCGCATCTCCTATCCCCACACGATCGCCGACGGCATGCGCAACCTGGAGGTGGGCGAGCTTAACTGGGCTATCATCCGGGAGCATGTAGATGAGGTGCTCACCGTCTCAGAGCTGGAAGTCATCGAGGCGATGCGGATGTTGCTGCACTACCTCAAGGTGCTCGTAGAGCCGACGGGCGCTGTAGCGGCCGCAGCGGCCCTTTCGGGTCGGATCCCGGTGCGCGACAAGTGGATCGGTGTGATCCTAAGCGGAGGCAATGTGGACCTGCCCCGCTTAGGACGGTGGCTGCTTGAAGATGGTGCGTGGCCTTGA
- a CDS encoding cytochrome c maturation protein CcmE — translation MSRTHKLLVGGLLAAGFLGLLLFNFGQSVGGYMDFAQAESSGARAHVVGFWVPERGTRFDLARAEFSFWMRDESGNLRRVIYPGPKPAGFEDAERIVVEGRMREGLFYADRILIKCPSKYNDQVPAELKPSSNL, via the coding sequence ATGAGCCGAACGCATAAGCTTCTTGTAGGCGGACTGCTGGCGGCGGGTTTCCTGGGGCTGCTGCTGTTCAACTTCGGTCAAAGCGTTGGCGGATATATGGACTTCGCCCAGGCGGAGTCCTCGGGAGCTCGCGCCCATGTAGTGGGCTTTTGGGTTCCTGAGCGGGGAACGCGCTTTGACCTGGCCCGCGCCGAGTTCAGCTTCTGGATGCGGGATGAATCCGGGAACCTGCGCCGCGTAATCTACCCTGGCCCCAAGCCCGCCGGCTTCGAAGACGCCGAGCGCATCGTGGTCGAGGGCCGCATGCGCGAAGGGCTCTTCTACGCGGATCGAATCCTGATCAAATGCCCCTCGAAGTACAACGATCAGGTTCCCGCTGAGCTCAAGCCCAGCTCGAATCTGTGA
- the tadA gene encoding tRNA adenosine(34) deaminase TadA, giving the protein MRRALQLAERALHMGEVPVGAVLVCEGQIIAEAHNEVEARCDPTAHAELLAIQRSLQARGQKFLSTCTLYVTLEPCPMCAGAILWARLGRVVFGAWDPKAGAAGSLFDLLGGGRLHHRPEVLSGLEAEAAEALLRRFFATLRAQSP; this is encoded by the coding sequence ATGCGCCGCGCGCTTCAGCTGGCCGAGCGCGCCCTGCATATGGGCGAGGTCCCCGTAGGCGCGGTGCTCGTCTGTGAGGGCCAGATCATAGCCGAGGCGCACAACGAAGTCGAGGCCCGATGCGATCCCACCGCGCACGCTGAGTTGCTGGCCATACAGCGAAGCCTTCAAGCCCGAGGACAGAAATTCCTCTCGACCTGCACCTTGTACGTCACTTTGGAGCCGTGCCCAATGTGCGCGGGGGCGATCTTGTGGGCTCGCCTGGGTCGGGTGGTGTTTGGGGCCTGGGACCCCAAGGCCGGCGCCGCGGGCAGTTTGTTCGATCTGCTGGGGGGAGGACGCCTACATCACCGACCCGAGGTGCTCTCGGGCCTCGAGGCGGAGGCGGCGGAGGCGCTATTGCGTCGGTTCTTTGCGACGCTTAGAGCCCAATCCCCTTAA
- the rpsA gene encoding 30S ribosomal protein S1 has translation MNDEHKTTLEAVESTAPADAGTSELPAPSKPSPRVVKLEELREAEAQAERERWERAKLYEATLARFQEREIVRGRITAITDREVYVDVGLKSEGVIPIQEFKDITALKPGDEVEVYIESVEDVEGRLVLSRRKADLMRIWERIEQAYRNDEVVEGEIKRRVKGGMMVDLFGVEAFLPGSQIDVRPVRDFDAYLGKRMEFKIVKLNRVGENVVVSHRVLIEKDLEEQRQRILENLERGQVLEGTVKNITDFGVFIDLGGVDGLLHITDLSWGRVNHPSEVVQLDQRLQVVVLDFDENKQRISLGLKQLQPHPWENIEERYFEGMRTQGRVVSLTEYGAFVELEKGIEGLVHVSEMSWTQHVKHPAQMLSVGQIVDVVILSIDKENRKISLGIKQLTEDPWNKIPERYPIGSRHLGTVKNLAQYGAFIELEPGIEGLVHVSDLSWTKKIRHPAEMLKKGQQVEVVILDIDAENRRISLGIKQLEEDPWDTFAQVYAVGTDVKGTVRKFIEKGVVVELPYGGVEGFVPNNHLARLKEGDPAQLYKVGEQIELRVIEFDRQEQKIILSETVLQKARERERREAERAQREAQKRAEAEARAREQAELRQVLGEEPAPPTLAELSGLAPLSAEAEPEAAQAEPAPQKRARKKSPSKGAQAE, from the coding sequence ATGAACGACGAGCACAAGACGACGCTCGAAGCCGTGGAGAGCACCGCGCCGGCGGATGCGGGGACTTCGGAGCTTCCGGCGCCATCGAAACCGTCCCCCCGAGTGGTTAAGCTGGAGGAACTCAGAGAGGCCGAGGCGCAAGCTGAGCGCGAGCGCTGGGAGAGGGCCAAGCTCTACGAGGCCACCCTAGCTCGGTTTCAGGAACGCGAGATCGTCCGGGGCCGCATTACGGCCATTACGGACCGTGAGGTCTACGTCGATGTCGGCCTCAAATCCGAGGGGGTCATTCCTATTCAGGAGTTTAAAGACATCACCGCGCTCAAGCCCGGCGACGAGGTCGAGGTGTATATCGAGTCCGTGGAAGACGTCGAGGGCAGGCTCGTCCTGTCTCGCCGGAAAGCGGATCTGATGCGGATCTGGGAACGCATCGAGCAGGCTTACCGGAATGACGAGGTCGTGGAAGGCGAGATCAAGCGTCGTGTCAAGGGGGGCATGATGGTGGATCTGTTTGGTGTGGAGGCCTTTTTGCCCGGATCCCAGATCGACGTGCGTCCGGTGCGCGATTTCGACGCCTATCTGGGCAAGCGCATGGAGTTTAAGATCGTCAAGCTCAACCGCGTCGGCGAAAACGTGGTGGTTTCGCACCGGGTGCTGATCGAAAAGGATCTGGAGGAGCAGCGTCAGCGGATCCTGGAAAACCTTGAGCGCGGCCAAGTTTTAGAGGGCACGGTTAAAAACATCACGGACTTCGGCGTGTTTATCGACCTGGGCGGTGTCGATGGGCTACTGCACATCACCGACCTATCCTGGGGTCGGGTCAACCATCCGAGCGAGGTCGTGCAGCTGGACCAGAGGCTGCAGGTCGTGGTGCTCGACTTCGATGAAAACAAGCAGCGCATCAGCTTGGGGCTCAAGCAGCTGCAGCCGCATCCTTGGGAGAATATCGAGGAGCGCTACTTTGAGGGCATGCGCACCCAAGGCCGGGTGGTCTCGCTAACGGAATATGGGGCCTTCGTGGAGCTGGAAAAGGGCATCGAGGGGCTGGTGCACGTCAGCGAGATGAGCTGGACGCAGCACGTTAAGCATCCCGCGCAGATGCTCTCTGTGGGTCAGATCGTGGACGTGGTGATCCTGTCCATCGACAAGGAGAACCGCAAGATCTCCCTGGGCATCAAGCAGTTGACCGAGGACCCCTGGAACAAGATTCCGGAGCGATACCCGATCGGGTCCCGTCACTTGGGCACGGTCAAGAACCTAGCCCAGTACGGGGCTTTCATCGAGCTAGAGCCAGGTATTGAGGGGCTGGTGCACGTGAGCGATCTGTCCTGGACGAAAAAAATCCGCCATCCCGCCGAAATGCTCAAAAAAGGCCAGCAGGTCGAGGTCGTGATCCTGGACATCGACGCGGAGAACCGGCGCATCAGTCTGGGCATCAAGCAATTGGAGGAAGACCCCTGGGATACGTTTGCGCAGGTCTACGCCGTGGGCACGGACGTAAAGGGCACAGTGCGCAAGTTCATAGAGAAGGGCGTCGTGGTGGAGTTGCCTTATGGAGGTGTAGAGGGTTTCGTTCCGAACAACCACCTAGCTCGGCTTAAGGAGGGAGATCCGGCTCAGCTGTATAAGGTGGGGGAGCAAATCGAGCTGCGCGTAATCGAGTTCGATCGGCAGGAGCAGAAGATCATCTTAAGCGAGACCGTGCTGCAGAAGGCCCGCGAACGGGAGCGTCGGGAGGCTGAGCGCGCCCAGCGGGAGGCGCAAAAGCGCGCCGAAGCCGAAGCCCGCGCCCGCGAGCAAGCCGAGTTGCGTCAGGTTTTGGGCGAAGAGCCCGCTCCCCCTACCCTGGCAGAGCTAAGTGGGCTAGCTCCCCTCTCGGCCGAGGCCGAACCGGAGGCCGCACAAGCCGAGCCCGCTCCGCAAAAGCGCGCCCGCAAGAAATCACCCTCTAAAGGCGCGCAAGCAGAATAG
- a CDS encoding CcmD family protein, with translation MSTVDSLQRLQEYTDTLLASTAGARSGFEAVMLSQEKLYVVLGVVLLIWAGIVAFLWHLERRTHRLEQELERLQLLEPENEPNA, from the coding sequence ATGTCCACCGTAGACAGCCTGCAGCGGCTGCAGGAGTACACAGACACGCTCCTTGCGTCCACCGCGGGGGCGCGTTCCGGGTTTGAGGCCGTCATGCTGAGCCAAGAGAAGCTCTACGTGGTGCTCGGAGTCGTGCTGCTGATCTGGGCCGGCATCGTGGCTTTTCTGTGGCATCTGGAGCGTCGTACCCATCGACTGGAGCAGGAGCTAGAGCGCTTACAGCTTCTGGAGCCCGAAAATGAGCCGAACGCATAA
- the ccsA gene encoding cytochrome c biogenesis protein CcsA → MRIAFWKGLVVLWITGVLVAAFAVEIPRLPILEQSARNLYFHVPMWFTMILGFGLAVWYSLRYLLRGRTEDDLKAEQAARVAVLFGVLGLLTGSLWARFTWGAWWNWDPKQTLALAQLLLLGAYFALRSAVEEERRRARLSAAYAFLALLSMPFLLFIVPRQLPSLHPGAEGNPAFDEITAPQMRVVFYAAVLGFLGLFAWLFELSYRQARLRRLLEAQREQIEEP, encoded by the coding sequence ATGCGCATAGCGTTCTGGAAGGGACTTGTGGTCCTTTGGATAACGGGGGTCCTGGTGGCCGCATTCGCAGTCGAGATCCCGCGGCTTCCGATTCTGGAGCAGAGTGCGCGCAACCTGTACTTTCATGTGCCCATGTGGTTTACCATGATCCTAGGCTTTGGGCTGGCCGTGTGGTACAGCCTGCGGTACCTGCTGCGAGGCCGCACCGAGGATGACCTCAAGGCCGAGCAGGCCGCGCGAGTGGCTGTGCTCTTCGGCGTGCTGGGGCTGCTTACGGGCTCATTGTGGGCGCGTTTTACCTGGGGGGCCTGGTGGAACTGGGATCCGAAGCAGACGCTGGCCCTGGCCCAGCTGTTGCTTTTGGGGGCGTATTTTGCTCTGCGCAGCGCCGTGGAAGAGGAGCGGCGCCGAGCGCGCCTGAGCGCCGCGTACGCCTTTTTGGCCTTGCTGAGCATGCCGTTTCTGCTCTTCATCGTGCCCCGACAGCTGCCCAGTCTGCATCCGGGTGCAGAAGGCAACCCCGCCTTTGATGAGATCACCGCGCCCCAGATGCGCGTTGTGTTCTACGCCGCGGTGTTGGGCTTCCTGGGGCTTTTCGCCTGGCTCTTTGAGCTTAGCTATCGCCAAGCTCGCCTGCGCCGCCTTCTGGAGGCGCAGCGCGAGCAGATAGAGGAACCGTAG